In the genome of Nitrospira japonica, one region contains:
- a CDS encoding Rqc2 family fibronectin-binding protein: protein MSLTDLEITHVLAEIQATVGTGWLQRIFQPDIHVLVFEIRIPGRTHRLLVSCQPDCARLHLLTGQVRNPPRPPAFCQYLRAHIQGARIDGFCQIPGDRIVEWRLTTKEGSRTLLCQLTGRQANVYVLDPTGVILKDLFGDRTLVGTHYRPPGRPDHTGRNRTSRFPASNDSGDCPISAAIEHHYQDREASATLDQIKDIRRRALKKTTQKAQRRIEAWRQDLAKATRFQEYARYGELLKANLGMIRKGMDQVLLTDYFDPEMPEISLPLDGTKSAQGNMEEYFRKYRKYSAAQQELQPRIAQAEQDLAELRQELADMEQGTWSPPVSEPASGTLRPSRRAKAGQANQRRAPFRRFVSTDGLAILVGRNARENDELTFGLANSDDLWLHARGIPGSHVVVRMEKGTDVPPATLLDAATLALLYSDLRKSGKGEIIYTRRKWVRKAKNQAPGAVLVAREQSLTVRLDQVRLANLKERAKENT, encoded by the coding sequence ATGTCTTTAACGGATCTTGAGATCACTCATGTCCTCGCGGAAATCCAGGCCACCGTCGGCACAGGCTGGCTCCAACGGATCTTCCAGCCTGACATCCACGTACTCGTATTCGAGATCCGCATACCGGGGCGGACCCATCGACTGTTGGTGTCCTGCCAGCCGGACTGCGCAAGGCTTCATCTCTTGACTGGTCAGGTACGGAATCCGCCTAGGCCTCCGGCCTTTTGCCAATACCTTCGAGCACATATTCAGGGGGCCCGTATCGACGGGTTTTGCCAGATCCCCGGCGACAGAATCGTGGAATGGCGGCTGACCACCAAGGAGGGATCACGCACCCTGCTGTGTCAATTGACGGGAAGGCAAGCCAATGTCTATGTCCTGGACCCCACGGGGGTGATTCTCAAAGATCTCTTTGGAGATCGCACACTGGTCGGCACGCACTACCGGCCGCCCGGCAGACCCGATCACACAGGTCGCAACCGGACTTCTCGTTTTCCCGCCTCCAACGATTCGGGGGACTGTCCGATCTCCGCCGCCATCGAACATCATTATCAGGACCGCGAAGCTTCCGCGACGCTGGACCAGATCAAAGACATCCGGCGGCGGGCGCTCAAGAAAACCACTCAGAAAGCGCAGCGTCGCATCGAAGCCTGGAGGCAAGACTTAGCCAAGGCGACCCGGTTCCAAGAGTATGCCCGCTACGGAGAATTGCTGAAAGCCAACCTGGGGATGATTAGGAAGGGAATGGATCAGGTCCTATTGACCGATTATTTCGACCCAGAGATGCCTGAGATCTCCCTTCCACTCGATGGGACGAAATCCGCTCAAGGGAATATGGAAGAGTACTTCCGGAAATATCGCAAGTATTCCGCCGCACAGCAGGAGTTGCAGCCCCGCATTGCGCAGGCCGAGCAGGATCTTGCAGAGCTCAGGCAGGAGTTGGCCGATATGGAACAGGGAACCTGGTCACCCCCGGTCAGTGAACCCGCCTCCGGCACACTCCGCCCAAGCAGACGCGCCAAGGCTGGGCAAGCGAATCAACGGCGCGCGCCATTCAGGCGGTTCGTCTCGACCGACGGTCTGGCCATTCTGGTCGGGCGCAACGCCAGGGAGAACGATGAACTCACGTTCGGCCTGGCGAACAGCGATGACCTGTGGCTGCATGCGCGAGGAATTCCCGGCTCCCATGTCGTCGTGCGAATGGAGAAAGGCACGGATGTACCTCCGGCCACCCTGCTGGACGCGGCGACACTGGCCCTCCTGTACAGCGACCTCAGGAAGAGCGGCAAAGGCGAGATCATCTATACGAGACGCAAGTGGGTCAGGAAGGCAAAAAACCAGGCTCCGGGAGCGGTGCTTGTGGCGCGTGAGCAGTCTCTGACGGTCCGCTTGGATCAGGTGAGGCTTGCTAATTTGAAGGAACGAGCCAAGGAGAACACTTAG
- a CDS encoding response regulator produces MPTFAAQTQTVLVVDDDPGVLSLCRTLLERAGFSVLPAAGSSEALKICKHHSGTIDIMVTDLVLPPPEFSFASGGNEFPHVHGHELAVRALGMRDNLRILLMSGNVEKDLAGYGIRKGSLPFISKPFDNVALIDLVRRTLQEAPPTKESLLQEHQDKHNGTDEWFD; encoded by the coding sequence ATGCCGACATTCGCCGCTCAGACTCAGACCGTTCTCGTTGTCGATGACGATCCCGGCGTCCTCTCGCTCTGTCGCACATTGTTGGAACGGGCCGGGTTTTCAGTCCTGCCGGCTGCAGGAAGTTCGGAGGCCTTGAAGATCTGTAAACACCATTCCGGTACCATCGACATCATGGTGACGGACTTGGTGCTTCCACCTCCGGAGTTCTCGTTCGCATCAGGAGGCAATGAGTTTCCTCACGTTCACGGACATGAGCTCGCCGTTCGCGCCCTCGGCATGCGGGACAATCTTCGGATCCTGCTGATGTCGGGCAACGTCGAGAAAGACCTGGCCGGCTATGGCATCAGGAAGGGATCTCTCCCCTTTATTTCCAAACCTTTTGATAATGTCGCGCTGATCGACCTCGTGCGTCGGACCTTGCAAGAGGCACCACCGACCAAGGAGTCGCTGCTGCAGGAACATCAGGACAAACACAACGGAACCGACGAATGGTTCGACTGA
- a CDS encoding RNA recognition motif domain-containing protein yields the protein MGSKIYVGGLPYSATEQQLSDLFAVHGGVASARIITDKFTGQSRGFGFVEMSSDSEAQAAITALNGSEMGGRTLTVNEARPQEPRAGGGGGGRGGFGGGRSGGGGKRDRW from the coding sequence ATGGGTTCGAAGATTTACGTCGGTGGGTTGCCCTATTCGGCAACTGAGCAGCAGTTGAGTGATCTGTTCGCGGTGCACGGCGGCGTGGCCTCGGCTCGGATCATTACGGACAAGTTCACGGGACAGTCCCGCGGGTTTGGCTTCGTCGAGATGTCCTCGGATTCGGAAGCCCAAGCCGCGATCACTGCGCTCAACGGATCGGAAATGGGAGGCCGCACCTTGACGGTCAATGAAGCGCGTCCTCAAGAACCTCGTGCAGGCGGAGGCGGAGGAGGGCGTGGTGGATTCGGAGGGGGCCGGAGCGGTGGCGGAGGAAAGCGCGATCGCTGGTAA
- a CDS encoding ABC transporter permease, whose protein sequence is MKLHRVVALVSRHLYLYRRSLPRIMEIFYWPFLDLVIWGFITLYLAKYQPHVPGFVTFFLGALILWDMLFRSQQGITISFLEELWARNLMNLFASPLTPAEFLAATIAMSIFKVTCVSLVMGVCAWLFYDYNVLVMGLWLFPFVVNLVVTGWSIGVLTTSLIMRFGQEAEVLAWSMVFLFQPISCVFYPLDVLPTWLKAVAWVNPAAHVFEGMRAVLNGTGAPVANLIWACSLNAVMLMGMIVLFYKTFAYCKVQGSLVRIGE, encoded by the coding sequence GTGAAACTCCATCGGGTCGTCGCACTGGTATCGCGCCATCTGTATCTCTATCGACGAAGCTTGCCCCGCATCATGGAGATTTTTTATTGGCCGTTCCTGGATCTGGTGATCTGGGGGTTCATCACGCTGTATCTGGCAAAATACCAGCCTCACGTACCGGGATTCGTGACGTTCTTTCTCGGCGCCCTGATTCTTTGGGACATGCTGTTTCGGTCGCAACAAGGGATCACCATTTCCTTTCTCGAGGAGCTCTGGGCGAGGAATCTCATGAATCTGTTTGCGAGTCCTCTGACCCCAGCGGAATTTCTTGCGGCCACGATCGCCATGAGCATTTTCAAGGTGACCTGCGTATCCCTCGTCATGGGCGTCTGCGCCTGGCTGTTTTACGATTACAATGTTCTGGTGATGGGGTTGTGGCTGTTCCCGTTCGTCGTCAATCTGGTCGTAACCGGCTGGAGCATCGGAGTCTTGACGACGTCGTTGATCATGCGGTTCGGGCAGGAGGCGGAGGTGCTTGCCTGGAGTATGGTCTTTCTGTTTCAGCCGATCTCTTGCGTCTTTTATCCGCTCGACGTGTTACCGACCTGGCTCAAGGCCGTGGCCTGGGTCAATCCAGCGGCTCACGTATTTGAAGGCATGCGGGCTGTATTGAACGGCACCGGAGCGCCGGTGGCTAACTTGATCTGGGCCTGCAGCCTCAACGCGGTCATGCTCATGGGCATGATCGTCTTGTTTTACAAGACCTTTGCGTATTGTAAGGTGCAAGGTTCCTTGGTTCGGATTGGTGAATAG
- a CDS encoding ABC transporter ATP-binding protein, with translation MMTPPVLSVTKLRKQFGEFTAVQDISFVMKPGEILGLLGPNGAGKTTTMQMLLGLITPTSGSIQMFGLELASHREEILQQVNFSSTYISMPLALTVEENLWVVARLYGLTDIERRVDDIVKKLEMEEIRRKVARKLSSGQMTRLTLAKAFLTEPKILFLDEPTASLDPDIAHKIRALLKEERRSSGLSILYTSHNMREMEDMSDRIIFLQRGTIVAEGTAREIVARFGEADLEEVFLKIARESR, from the coding sequence ATGATGACCCCGCCCGTCCTGAGCGTGACCAAACTCCGAAAGCAATTCGGCGAGTTCACCGCCGTGCAGGATATTTCTTTCGTCATGAAGCCGGGAGAGATCCTCGGCTTGCTCGGTCCGAACGGCGCGGGGAAAACCACCACGATGCAGATGCTGCTGGGACTGATCACCCCCACATCGGGATCCATTCAAATGTTCGGGCTGGAACTGGCGTCCCATCGCGAGGAGATCCTCCAGCAGGTCAACTTCTCTTCGACATACATTTCCATGCCTCTGGCCCTGACCGTCGAGGAGAACCTCTGGGTCGTGGCCAGGCTCTACGGTTTGACGGACATCGAGCGGCGGGTGGACGACATCGTGAAGAAGCTTGAGATGGAAGAGATCCGCCGGAAGGTGGCGCGAAAGCTCTCGTCCGGACAAATGACCCGGCTGACATTGGCCAAGGCCTTTCTCACCGAGCCGAAGATCCTGTTTCTGGATGAGCCGACGGCAAGCCTGGATCCCGACATCGCGCACAAGATCCGCGCGCTGTTGAAAGAGGAACGCCGTTCGTCCGGCCTCAGCATCCTGTATACCTCGCACAACATGCGCGAGATGGAAGACATGTCGGATCGGATCATTTTTCTGCAGCGAGGGACAATCGTCGCAGAGGGGACGGCCCGGGAAATCGTGGCGCGGTTCGGTGAAGCCGACCTCGAGGAAGTGTTCTTGAAAATTGCGCGGGAATCGCGCTGA
- a CDS encoding cytochrome c3 family protein, producing MSWRPKAITISVLIAGALALGGVAVPLTNHPKFCASCHNITPSYDSWAASSHKEVTCVACHVRPGVEGWLHDKVWAGTRDVFIYTFGTPTDAHNLKASVDSDVCLGCHRNILRVSEVAPRDLPPPVRDVGLVMSHRKHMEAFRLQGRGDGCTSCHSGVVHERPIKGYPIVLPRGHVSADSKPWLPDHPDGSYLRERALKDCFRCHDGKTEHQGKLLDRKCETCHLPDKLKSFLSF from the coding sequence ATGAGCTGGAGGCCTAAGGCGATCACCATATCGGTACTTATCGCCGGTGCCTTGGCGCTGGGCGGAGTGGCCGTTCCCCTGACCAACCATCCGAAGTTTTGCGCGAGCTGCCACAACATCACGCCCTCGTATGATAGTTGGGCGGCGTCGTCCCATAAGGAGGTCACGTGCGTGGCCTGCCATGTGCGGCCCGGAGTCGAAGGCTGGCTTCATGACAAGGTCTGGGCGGGAACGCGAGATGTCTTCATTTATACGTTCGGCACACCGACTGATGCGCATAATCTGAAGGCCTCGGTTGATTCCGACGTCTGCCTGGGTTGCCATCGCAACATTCTTCGGGTGTCGGAGGTGGCGCCTCGTGATCTGCCTCCACCGGTCCGGGACGTCGGGTTGGTGATGAGCCATCGGAAGCACATGGAGGCGTTCCGGCTGCAGGGGCGTGGGGACGGTTGTACCAGCTGCCACTCGGGGGTTGTCCACGAGCGACCGATCAAGGGGTATCCGATCGTGCTGCCCCGCGGTCATGTCTCGGCCGACAGCAAACCGTGGCTTCCGGACCATCCGGACGGATCGTATCTCCGGGAGCGGGCCCTTAAAGATTGTTTCCGGTGTCACGACGGCAAGACCGAGCACCAAGGGAAACTATTGGATCGAAAGTGCGAGACATGCCACCTGCCCGACAAGCTCAAAAGTTTCCTCTCATTCTAG
- the mobB gene encoding molybdopterin-guanine dinucleotide biosynthesis protein B encodes MVVPIVCFVGKSNSGKTTFIERIIPELVKAGYKIATVKHAGHGFDLDTEGKDSWRHKQAGASSVVILSKGSMAMFADVSDQLTVEDVRGRFLDESYDLILAEGWKHEGHPKVVIVREQIGEIPISQEGLLAVVSDKPVDLGVPTFDLNDVTGVAALIIKRFPLRRPRAAHELEA; translated from the coding sequence ATGGTCGTACCCATCGTATGCTTCGTCGGAAAATCAAACAGCGGTAAGACGACGTTCATCGAACGAATCATCCCCGAATTGGTCAAGGCCGGGTACAAGATCGCGACGGTCAAGCATGCGGGCCATGGGTTTGATCTCGACACGGAAGGCAAAGACAGTTGGAGACACAAACAGGCCGGGGCCAGCAGCGTCGTCATCCTGTCGAAGGGCAGCATGGCCATGTTCGCCGATGTGTCCGATCAATTGACGGTCGAGGACGTGCGCGGTCGCTTCCTCGACGAGTCCTATGACCTCATCCTCGCCGAAGGATGGAAGCACGAAGGTCATCCGAAGGTCGTGATCGTCCGCGAGCAAATCGGAGAAATACCGATTTCGCAGGAGGGCTTGCTCGCCGTAGTGTCCGACAAACCCGTGGACCTGGGGGTGCCCACCTTCGATCTCAACGACGTCACGGGGGTGGCCGCGCTTATCATCAAGCGGTTCCCCTTGCGGCGACCACGCGCGGCGCATGAGCTGGAGGCCTAA
- a CDS encoding molybdopterin molybdotransferase MoeA — protein sequence MKAKDAMQGLTPLEEAQKIVLDSTPVLGLEKIPLLDTLGRVLGEDIIVERDNPPWDNSAMDGFAVRWDDIKREHPIDKPVTLTVIEDVPAGKMPMKTVGPGQAIRIMTGAPVPKGADTVLKVEDTEHTPDSVRVFKPELKGSNIRPQGEDVKKGERIIAKGTPVRPGEAGMLAILAKSFVFVHQRPRVAILSTGDELADLDERYSEEKIINSNSYGIAAAVQDAGGIPFLLGIAKDNPAALKEKISYGLTADILVLSGGVSMGDYDFTKAVFQDLGAAMNFWKLAIKPGQPLAFGKIQGKLAFGLPGNPVSSMVTFEQLVRPAMLKMGGHRSYGRPVVQALFQEKFSKRADRRHFLRGVLTNEGGVFRVWTTGDQGSGILTSMVKANCLIDVPMEVERLNPGDPISVQLLSEQGWDGHAVHVSGGPHRQSSC from the coding sequence ATGAAAGCCAAAGACGCCATGCAAGGACTGACGCCGCTCGAGGAAGCCCAGAAGATCGTGCTCGACAGCACACCGGTATTGGGACTGGAGAAGATTCCGCTGCTCGATACCCTAGGGCGCGTGTTGGGTGAGGACATCATCGTCGAGCGAGACAATCCGCCGTGGGACAACAGCGCGATGGACGGGTTCGCCGTTCGTTGGGATGACATCAAGCGCGAGCACCCGATCGACAAGCCTGTGACGCTGACGGTGATCGAAGATGTGCCGGCCGGGAAAATGCCGATGAAGACGGTCGGACCAGGTCAGGCCATCCGCATCATGACCGGCGCGCCGGTTCCCAAAGGAGCCGACACGGTATTGAAGGTGGAGGATACGGAACATACGCCGGATTCCGTCAGGGTTTTCAAACCCGAACTCAAGGGCTCAAATATCCGTCCGCAAGGCGAAGACGTGAAGAAGGGCGAGCGGATCATCGCCAAGGGCACTCCTGTGCGGCCCGGTGAAGCAGGCATGCTCGCGATCCTGGCCAAATCGTTCGTCTTCGTCCATCAACGGCCGCGGGTGGCCATCTTGTCGACGGGAGACGAACTGGCCGACCTGGACGAGCGATATAGCGAGGAAAAGATCATCAATTCGAATAGTTACGGGATTGCCGCTGCGGTACAGGACGCCGGAGGCATTCCCTTCCTGCTTGGCATTGCCAAAGACAACCCCGCCGCGCTCAAGGAGAAAATTTCCTATGGGCTGACGGCCGATATTCTGGTGCTGTCCGGCGGCGTGTCGATGGGGGATTATGATTTCACCAAGGCCGTGTTCCAAGACCTCGGTGCGGCAATGAATTTTTGGAAATTGGCGATCAAGCCTGGACAGCCGTTGGCCTTCGGAAAGATTCAGGGCAAGCTGGCATTCGGTCTTCCCGGTAATCCGGTGTCGTCAATGGTCACCTTCGAGCAGTTGGTCCGTCCGGCGATGCTCAAAATGGGCGGGCATCGAAGCTACGGACGTCCCGTGGTGCAGGCGCTGTTCCAAGAGAAGTTTTCGAAGCGGGCCGATCGGCGCCATTTCCTCAGGGGGGTCCTGACGAACGAGGGCGGCGTCTTCAGGGTTTGGACGACGGGAGACCAGGGATCCGGCATTCTGACCTCCATGGTCAAAGCCAATTGCCTGATCGACGTTCCGATGGAGGTGGAACGGCTCAATCCGGGAGATCCGATCTCCGTGCAGCTGCTGAGCGAGCAGGGATGGGACGGTCATGCCGTGCATGTGAGCGGCGGTCCCCACCGGCAGTCCAGTTGTTGA
- a CDS encoding Mrp/NBP35 family ATP-binding protein — protein MPRELNIIQTPTSGGSDACTYMWACAICDENESCQKDKEGHSRWLVAKRMERIEYKVLIMSNKGGVGKSTCTTNLAVSLALKGWHVGICDMDIHGPNIPKMVGAEGQKLKISTSGGIIPFQAYNLKIASMSFLLQNPDDPIIWRDAYKYEFINQLLGGVEWQDLNFLLIDLPPGTGNESVTTIDLLGQVSGAVIITTPQEVALLDSRKSVTFCKDSEVPIVGIVENMSGLECPHCHHHIEVFRKGGGEASAHDMGVPFLGRIPLDPDVVTQSDAGEPFAMFYSDTPTAEAYHEIANKVEAFCKKSGSLVNVAPRHHH, from the coding sequence ATGCCTCGTGAACTGAACATTATTCAAACGCCGACATCCGGCGGAAGCGACGCCTGCACCTACATGTGGGCCTGCGCGATTTGTGATGAAAATGAATCGTGCCAGAAGGACAAGGAAGGGCACAGCCGCTGGCTCGTCGCGAAGCGGATGGAGCGGATCGAATACAAAGTGCTCATCATGAGTAACAAGGGCGGAGTTGGCAAGAGTACCTGCACGACCAACCTCGCGGTCAGTCTGGCATTGAAGGGTTGGCACGTGGGTATCTGCGACATGGATATTCATGGACCGAACATTCCGAAGATGGTCGGGGCCGAAGGGCAAAAGCTCAAGATTAGCACGTCGGGCGGCATCATTCCGTTTCAAGCGTACAATCTCAAAATCGCCTCAATGTCATTTCTTCTCCAGAATCCGGACGATCCCATCATCTGGCGCGACGCGTACAAGTACGAATTCATCAATCAGCTTCTCGGCGGAGTCGAATGGCAGGACCTGAACTTCCTCCTGATCGATCTGCCTCCCGGCACCGGCAACGAATCGGTCACGACCATCGACCTCCTTGGCCAAGTCAGCGGGGCGGTGATCATCACGACTCCCCAGGAAGTCGCCTTGCTGGATTCGCGCAAGTCCGTGACGTTCTGCAAGGACAGCGAAGTGCCGATCGTCGGTATCGTGGAAAACATGAGCGGTCTCGAGTGTCCGCATTGTCACCATCACATCGAGGTCTTCCGGAAGGGCGGGGGCGAGGCCTCGGCTCATGATATGGGCGTGCCGTTTCTCGGCCGCATTCCGCTCGACCCCGACGTCGTGACCCAATCTGACGCCGGGGAGCCGTTTGCCATGTTCTATTCGGATACGCCGACGGCCGAGGCGTATCACGAGATTGCGAACAAGGTCGAGGCGTTCTGCAAGAAGAGCGGTTCGCTCGTCAACGTCGCCCCACGTCATCATCATTGA
- the tatC gene encoding twin-arginine translocase subunit TatC, protein MLNDLNRWLQDSVFKPLEDKKMPVMEHLVELQVRLTRAVIVTALVFVGTFFYADTLVKWLRVPLQNMFVPGSLSWVPTDLPTVPFVFLAPAEALWQNVKVAGLFALVIATPYILFEIWQFVVPGLHAQERRFVGPFTFLSALAFYAGVGFSFFFVLPFALNFLVSYGVNAGFIPQLSIAQYVGFALWFLMVFGLIFEVPLAITLMAKLGWVDAPFLKRYRKWALLGSFIVAAVLTPTPDPFNQCLMALPMYVFYEVGIVSAGFFNKKKSAPAEPATVVAPAGSGHGKPMAPAMSGASGGDYVGVPSGGRRH, encoded by the coding sequence TAAACGATCTCAATCGGTGGCTGCAAGACTCCGTTTTTAAGCCGCTGGAAGACAAAAAGATGCCGGTCATGGAGCACCTCGTGGAGCTCCAGGTCCGGCTCACCCGGGCGGTCATCGTCACGGCGCTCGTGTTCGTCGGCACGTTTTTCTATGCCGACACGCTTGTGAAATGGCTTCGCGTGCCGCTGCAAAACATGTTCGTTCCCGGGTCGCTTTCCTGGGTTCCCACCGATTTGCCGACGGTGCCCTTCGTCTTTCTGGCTCCGGCAGAGGCGTTGTGGCAGAACGTGAAGGTCGCGGGTCTCTTTGCGCTGGTGATTGCGACTCCCTATATCTTGTTCGAAATCTGGCAATTCGTCGTGCCGGGACTCCATGCCCAGGAGAGGCGTTTTGTGGGGCCGTTTACTTTCCTGAGCGCGTTGGCCTTCTACGCCGGGGTCGGCTTTTCGTTTTTCTTCGTTTTGCCGTTCGCGCTGAATTTTCTCGTGTCATACGGGGTAAACGCCGGGTTCATTCCGCAGTTGTCGATCGCCCAGTATGTGGGGTTCGCGCTGTGGTTTCTGATGGTGTTCGGACTGATCTTCGAGGTGCCGCTGGCGATCACGCTCATGGCCAAGCTTGGATGGGTAGACGCTCCGTTCCTCAAGCGCTATCGCAAATGGGCGTTGCTGGGCTCCTTTATCGTCGCGGCCGTGCTGACGCCCACGCCCGATCCTTTCAACCAGTGCCTGATGGCGCTTCCGATGTATGTGTTCTACGAAGTCGGGATCGTGAGCGCGGGGTTTTTCAACAAGAAGAAATCCGCCCCTGCGGAGCCGGCAACAGTGGTAGCCCCGGCCGGATCCGGCCACGGCAAACCGATGGCCCCCGCCATGTCCGGTGCGTCCGGAGGAGACTATGTCGGGGTTCCATCGGGCGGTAGGCGACATTGA